The Streptomyces sp. NBC_00670 genome window below encodes:
- a CDS encoding SigE family RNA polymerase sigma factor, whose product MTEDEFDAFYAAAFPRLTGQLYAFTGDLGEAQDVVQEAFVRAWDRRRGLLADEAPEAWIRTVAMRLAVSRWRRAKRWVELMRHSPPPEPEPGPGPERAALVAALRQLPESQRMAIVLHHLCDLSVEQVASETGAPVGTVKARLSRGRAALARRLAVDEAEEPARRESGRVG is encoded by the coding sequence ATGACCGAGGACGAGTTCGACGCCTTCTACGCGGCCGCGTTCCCCCGTCTGACCGGGCAGCTCTACGCCTTCACCGGAGACCTGGGCGAGGCGCAGGACGTGGTGCAGGAGGCGTTCGTGCGGGCCTGGGACCGGCGTCGGGGGCTCCTGGCCGACGAGGCGCCGGAGGCGTGGATACGCACGGTGGCCATGCGGCTCGCGGTCAGCCGCTGGCGGCGGGCGAAGCGCTGGGTGGAGCTGATGCGCCACAGTCCGCCGCCCGAACCGGAGCCGGGTCCGGGGCCCGAACGTGCCGCCCTGGTGGCCGCGTTGCGGCAGCTGCCGGAGAGTCAGCGGATGGCGATCGTCCTTCACCATCTGTGCGACCTCAGTGTCGAACAGGTAGCCTCCGAGACCGGTGCGCCCGTGGGAACGGTCAAGGCCCGGCTGTCGCGCGGGCGGGCGGCGCTGGCCCGGCGGCTGGCGGTGGACGAGGCCGAGGAGCCGGCCAGGAGGGAGAGCGGCCGTGTCGGATGA
- a CDS encoding TetR/AcrR family transcriptional regulator: MQDADDRTAQSDPSAPSARSKRSDARRNAQSLLDAAAAAFVASGVEAPVRDIAARAGVGTGTIYRHFPTRADLIVAVYRHQIEACAEAGPALLASAATPHAALAQWIDLFVDFLVTKHGLASVLRSDDPGFQSLHAHFLDRLLPVCAELMDAAAASGEIRPGPKAYELMRGVGNLCIGAEHDPDYDARRLVGILVAGLRQPADDRP; this comes from the coding sequence GTGCAAGACGCCGACGACCGCACGGCCCAGTCCGACCCGTCCGCCCCGTCCGCCCGGTCCAAGCGGTCGGACGCCCGCCGCAACGCCCAGAGCCTCCTGGACGCGGCCGCCGCGGCCTTCGTCGCCTCCGGCGTGGAGGCCCCGGTACGGGACATCGCCGCCAGGGCGGGCGTCGGCACCGGCACGATCTACCGTCACTTCCCCACCCGCGCGGACCTCATCGTCGCCGTCTACCGGCACCAGATCGAGGCCTGCGCCGAGGCCGGCCCGGCCCTGCTGGCGAGCGCCGCGACCCCGCACGCCGCCCTCGCCCAGTGGATCGACCTCTTCGTCGACTTCCTGGTCACCAAGCACGGCCTCGCCTCCGTACTGCGCTCCGACGACCCCGGTTTCCAGTCGCTGCACGCCCACTTCCTCGACCGTCTGCTCCCCGTCTGCGCCGAGCTGATGGACGCGGCGGCCGCGTCCGGCGAGATCCGCCCCGGCCCGAAGGCGTACGAGCTGATGCGCGGCGTCGGCAACCTCTGCATCGGGGCGGAACACGACCCGGACTACGACGCCCGCCGCCTCGTCGGCATCCTCGTCGCGGGGCTACGGCAGCCCGCCGACGACAGGCCCTAG
- a CDS encoding alpha/beta fold hydrolase — protein MTRTTHTLTLDQGTVDVTVDQYGEQGHPFLLLHGGGGPATVTPFAGLLSAQRPARVFTPVHPGFDGTTRPDRLTDVPTLARIYAELLDTLGLRDVAVVGNSIGGWIAAELAALGSDRITSVTLVNAVGIAVPGHPVADTFPLTPVELSRLSFHDPSKFRFDPSALTDAQRAVMAGNRAALQVYSGPHTMADPTLTDRLAKIAHPTLVAWGESDQVVDAHYGRAYAEAVPGAEFRLLRGTGHMPQTETPEQLLTVVWDFADAHATHRPQH, from the coding sequence ATGACCCGCACCACCCACACCCTCACCCTCGACCAGGGCACCGTCGACGTCACCGTCGACCAGTACGGTGAGCAGGGCCACCCCTTCCTCCTGCTGCACGGAGGCGGCGGCCCGGCCACCGTCACCCCGTTCGCCGGCCTGCTCTCCGCACAGCGCCCCGCCAGGGTGTTCACCCCCGTCCACCCCGGCTTCGACGGCACCACCCGCCCGGACCGGCTCACCGACGTCCCCACCCTGGCCCGGATCTACGCCGAACTCCTCGACACCCTCGGCCTGCGGGACGTCGCCGTCGTCGGCAACTCCATCGGCGGCTGGATCGCCGCCGAACTGGCGGCCCTGGGCAGCGACCGGATCACCAGCGTCACCCTCGTCAACGCCGTCGGCATCGCCGTCCCCGGCCACCCCGTCGCCGACACCTTCCCCCTGACGCCGGTGGAGCTCTCCCGGCTCTCCTTCCACGACCCGTCGAAGTTCCGCTTCGACCCCTCGGCGCTCACCGACGCACAGCGCGCGGTCATGGCCGGCAACCGGGCCGCACTCCAGGTCTACTCGGGCCCGCACACCATGGCCGACCCCACCCTCACCGACCGGCTGGCCAAGATCGCCCACCCGACGCTGGTGGCCTGGGGCGAGAGCGACCAGGTCGTCGACGCCCACTACGGGCGCGCCTACGCCGAGGCCGTACCCGGCGCCGAGTTCCGGCTCCTCCGGGGCACCGGACACATGCCGCAGACCGAGACCCCCGAGCAACTGCTCACGGTGGTCTGGGACTTCGCCGACGCCCACGCCACCCACCGGCCGCAGCACTGA
- a CDS encoding DHA2 family efflux MFS transporter permease subunit yields the protein MPATDRGRPTVILAVCCLSVLLVSLDTTILNVALPSVQADLHCSLAGLQWTLDAYTLVLASLLILAGATADRVGRRRVLHLGLVLFTGGSALCSLAPSLNWLIVFRMAQALGGCMLTPVAMAILTHAHPRPKERARAIGVWGGVVGISMAAGPILGGVLVQSAGWRSVFWLNVPIGLAALLLAAVFVPESRAPRPRRVDPAGQLLLTAALGTLTYAVIEAPGHGWTSPLILSCLLAAAGASAAFVPYELRREEPLIDPRLFRDAPFTGATVMAVCAFTALGGFLFAASLHLQRDLGLGAPAAGTHLLPMAVPSLLCPPLAGRMVAGRGPRLPLLLAGAGMAAGGLLALPATRPDTHSTLLLHLAFALFGVGFGFVNAPITDTAVSGLSRAQAGVAAAIAATSRQVGAALGIAVTGAVLAAGSRTAAWWIIAGCGAAVLAVSAFTTGRRAAADPDAVVVRLPVRG from the coding sequence GTGCCGGCGACCGACCGCGGGCGACCGACGGTGATCCTGGCCGTGTGCTGCCTCAGCGTGCTGCTGGTCAGCCTCGACACCACGATCCTCAACGTCGCCCTGCCCTCCGTCCAGGCGGACCTGCACTGCTCGCTCGCGGGACTGCAGTGGACCCTGGACGCGTACACCCTCGTCCTGGCCTCGCTGCTCATCCTGGCCGGCGCCACCGCCGACCGGGTGGGCCGACGCCGCGTCCTCCACCTCGGCCTCGTGCTGTTCACCGGCGGCTCCGCCCTGTGCAGCCTGGCCCCCTCGCTGAACTGGCTGATCGTCTTCCGCATGGCGCAGGCGCTGGGCGGCTGCATGCTCACCCCGGTCGCCATGGCCATCCTCACGCACGCCCACCCGCGGCCGAAGGAGCGGGCCCGGGCCATCGGCGTGTGGGGCGGGGTGGTCGGCATCAGCATGGCGGCCGGGCCGATCCTCGGCGGTGTGCTGGTACAGAGCGCCGGGTGGCGGTCGGTGTTCTGGCTCAACGTGCCCATCGGGCTCGCCGCGCTGCTGCTCGCCGCCGTGTTCGTCCCGGAGTCGCGCGCGCCGCGCCCCCGCCGGGTGGACCCTGCCGGACAGCTCCTGCTGACCGCAGCGCTCGGCACGCTGACGTACGCCGTGATCGAGGCGCCGGGCCATGGCTGGACCTCGCCGCTGATCCTGTCCTGCCTGCTCGCCGCGGCGGGCGCGTCGGCCGCGTTCGTCCCCTACGAACTGCGACGCGAGGAGCCGCTGATCGACCCCCGGCTGTTCCGCGACGCCCCCTTCACCGGGGCGACGGTGATGGCGGTGTGCGCCTTCACCGCGCTCGGCGGCTTCCTGTTCGCCGCGTCCCTGCATCTGCAACGGGACCTGGGGCTCGGTGCGCCGGCGGCGGGGACGCATCTGCTGCCGATGGCGGTGCCGTCGCTGCTGTGCCCGCCGCTGGCCGGGCGGATGGTCGCCGGGCGCGGCCCGCGCCTGCCGCTGCTCCTCGCCGGGGCCGGCATGGCCGCGGGCGGCCTGCTGGCCCTCCCGGCCACCCGGCCCGACACGCACTCCACCCTGCTGCTGCACCTGGCGTTCGCGCTGTTCGGGGTGGGCTTCGGCTTCGTCAACGCGCCCATCACCGACACGGCGGTCTCCGGCCTGTCGCGCGCCCAGGCCGGCGTGGCCGCCGCCATCGCCGCCACCAGCCGCCAGGTCGGCGCGGCCCTCGGCATCGCGGTGACCGGCGCGGTACTCGCGGCGGGAAGCCGCACGGCCGCGTGGTGGATCATCGCCGGGTGCGGTGCGGCGGTCCTCGCGGTGAGCGCCTTCACCACCGGCCGCCGGGCCGCCGCGGACCCCGACGCCGTGGTGGTGCGGCTGCCGGTGCGGGGCTAG
- a CDS encoding bile acid:sodium symporter family protein, producing MHRMQSSQSSPTPATGSPTGTGGGPAPADRAARRAVTVFPLLVIAAGVAGLLFPGTFSGYGTDVPYLLGVVMFCMGLTMSLDDFRGVARRPWVVLLGLAAHYVIMPGLGWLLAHLLHLSPALAAGVILVGCAPSGTASNVVTYLARGDVALSVSVATVSTVLAPLLTPPLTLLLAGEYLPVDAGSMVTDILKTVLLPVLAGLVVRLVAGRRVERVLGAMPWLSSLAIAAIVAVVVAGSADTLKSAAGTVLLAVVLHNGCGLALGYCCGRLTRLGRPAARAMAFEVGMQNSGLAASLATAHFTPLAALPAAVFSVWHNISGALTAAWMARRTPRDAEAAS from the coding sequence ATGCATCGTATGCAGAGCTCCCAGTCGTCCCCCACACCGGCCACCGGTTCCCCCACGGGCACGGGCGGCGGCCCGGCCCCGGCCGACCGTGCCGCCCGCCGTGCCGTCACCGTCTTCCCGCTCCTCGTCATCGCCGCGGGCGTGGCCGGTCTGCTCTTCCCCGGCACGTTCTCGGGGTACGGCACCGATGTGCCCTACCTCCTGGGCGTGGTCATGTTCTGCATGGGGCTCACGATGTCGCTCGACGACTTCCGGGGCGTCGCCCGGCGCCCCTGGGTGGTGCTGCTCGGCCTGGCCGCCCACTACGTGATCATGCCAGGGCTCGGCTGGCTCCTCGCCCACCTGCTGCACCTGTCGCCCGCGCTGGCCGCCGGTGTCATCCTCGTCGGCTGCGCGCCGAGCGGGACCGCGTCCAACGTGGTGACGTATCTGGCGCGGGGCGACGTGGCCCTGTCCGTCTCGGTGGCCACCGTCTCCACCGTCCTCGCGCCGCTGCTGACCCCGCCGCTGACGCTGCTGCTGGCGGGCGAGTACCTGCCGGTGGACGCGGGGTCGATGGTGACCGACATCCTCAAGACGGTGCTGCTGCCCGTCCTCGCGGGGCTGGTGGTGCGACTGGTCGCCGGGCGCCGGGTCGAGCGGGTGCTGGGCGCGATGCCGTGGCTGTCCTCGCTCGCCATCGCCGCGATCGTCGCCGTGGTGGTGGCGGGCAGCGCGGACACGCTGAAGTCGGCGGCGGGGACCGTCCTGCTGGCGGTCGTACTGCACAACGGCTGCGGGCTGGCCCTCGGTTACTGCTGCGGCCGGCTCACCCGCCTCGGCCGCCCCGCCGCCCGCGCGATGGCCTTCGAGGTCGGCATGCAGAACTCCGGCCTCGCCGCGTCCCTGGCCACCGCCCACTTCACCCCCCTCGCCGCCCTCCCCGCCGCGGTCTTCTCCGTCTGGCACAACATCTCCGGCGCCCTGACAGCGGCCTGGATGGCCCGCCGCACCCCGAGGGATGCGGAGGCCGCCTCCTGA
- a CDS encoding cupin domain-containing protein: MSATNQPSVVGPDDGESIQLGTTRMRILEDGSTTGHRLGIGEITLAPHTEGPPQHRHAQHDEGFYVVSGTVHFTVGDTTHEAPAGTLAMIPPGAPHTFANLGDEPAVLLNTFTPDLYVQYFRDLRNMIAGGQELTPESTVAVMSRYATVPATDFA, encoded by the coding sequence ATGAGCGCCACGAACCAGCCGTCCGTCGTCGGACCGGACGACGGCGAGAGCATCCAGCTCGGCACCACCCGCATGCGCATCCTGGAGGACGGCAGCACCACCGGACACCGCCTGGGCATCGGTGAGATCACGCTCGCCCCGCACACGGAGGGCCCGCCCCAGCACCGCCACGCCCAGCACGACGAGGGCTTCTACGTCGTCTCCGGCACCGTCCACTTCACCGTCGGCGACACCACGCACGAGGCCCCGGCCGGCACCCTCGCGATGATCCCGCCGGGCGCCCCGCACACCTTCGCCAACCTCGGCGACGAACCGGCCGTCCTCCTCAACACCTTCACACCCGACCTGTACGTGCAGTACTTCCGCGACCTGCGGAACATGATCGCCGGCGGCCAGGAGCTGACCCCGGAGTCGACGGTCGCCGTGATGAGCCGTTACGCCACGGTCCCGGCGACCGACTTCGCCTGA